One genomic window of Geodermatophilus sp. DSM 44513 includes the following:
- a CDS encoding proton-conducting transporter membrane subunit translates to MTGATLLLWTVVGLPAAAGTALCLAGRRADRAAWVVSVGTAALVLAAAVAVAGLRPATSVRFLPAAGFGLGVDALSAVVLPAVAAVTLLVLLFAAADVEERPARFAGLLLLFAAAVAVTVTATTLPALLFAWEVMGATSFALIGHSWRDPGRVAAGTTAFLTTRAADLGLYLAAGAALAGGAGLALADLPAAAAPWRDVVAAGVLVAALGKAAQLPFSFWLSRAMEGPSPVSALLHSAAMVAMGGYLLLRTHPLLAATGWAATTTAWLGALTALLMGAVAVAQRDLKQLLAASTSAQLGFVVLAAGVASVSGGVAHLVAHAATKALLFLAAGAWLTALGTRQLPALRGAARRYPVVGACATVGALSLAGVAPLSLWATKDDVLAAARERSPALYAVGLAAAALSAAYAAKVLWTVWREPPADAARGYDTEQRGTRRVHRLQQGPLLVLAAGAAVLGLLVWPPVGGALRAALGETGAPRPGAAELVVSAVLAVAVVLAVFLAGVPGGARRPLPEPRWAARWLGLGEATQALVVRPVLRLAGALARFDDRVLDRAVDAAGAGVLALAGAGARADDAVLDRAAGAAGAGVLALAGAAARADDAVLDRAVDATAPGTLRAARLTAEVGDTGFDGAVQGLAAATRGLGGLARRTQTGQLHHYYVQASVVFAAALGLLLLVAR, encoded by the coding sequence GTGACCGGGGCGACCCTGCTGCTGTGGACGGTGGTGGGCCTGCCGGCCGCCGCCGGGACGGCGCTGTGCCTGGCCGGGCGGCGGGCGGACCGCGCCGCGTGGGTGGTCTCGGTCGGGACGGCGGCGCTGGTGCTGGCCGCCGCGGTCGCGGTCGCCGGGCTGCGGCCGGCGACGTCGGTCCGGTTCCTGCCCGCCGCGGGGTTCGGGCTGGGCGTCGACGCGCTGTCCGCGGTGGTGCTGCCCGCGGTGGCCGCGGTCACGCTGCTGGTGCTGCTGTTCGCCGCGGCCGACGTCGAGGAGCGACCGGCCCGGTTCGCCGGCCTGCTGCTGCTGTTCGCCGCCGCGGTCGCCGTCACCGTCACCGCCACGACGCTGCCGGCACTGCTGTTCGCCTGGGAGGTGATGGGCGCGACCTCGTTCGCGCTGATCGGCCACTCCTGGCGCGACCCCGGCCGGGTCGCTGCCGGCACCACCGCCTTCCTCACCACCCGCGCGGCCGACCTCGGCCTGTACCTGGCCGCCGGCGCGGCGCTGGCCGGCGGCGCCGGGCTGGCGCTGGCCGACCTGCCCGCCGCGGCCGCGCCGTGGCGGGACGTCGTCGCCGCCGGCGTGCTCGTCGCGGCGCTGGGCAAGGCCGCGCAGCTGCCCTTCTCGTTCTGGCTGTCCCGCGCGATGGAGGGCCCCAGCCCGGTCAGCGCCCTGCTGCACTCCGCGGCGATGGTGGCCATGGGCGGCTACCTGCTGCTGCGGACGCACCCGCTGCTGGCCGCCACCGGCTGGGCGGCGACCACCACCGCGTGGCTCGGCGCGCTCACCGCGCTGCTGATGGGCGCGGTCGCGGTCGCCCAGCGCGACCTCAAGCAGCTGCTGGCCGCCTCCACCTCCGCGCAGCTGGGCTTCGTCGTGCTGGCCGCCGGGGTGGCCAGCGTGTCGGGCGGGGTGGCCCACCTGGTCGCGCACGCCGCGACCAAGGCGCTGCTGTTCCTGGCCGCCGGGGCCTGGCTGACCGCGCTGGGCACCCGGCAGCTGCCGGCGCTGCGCGGGGCCGCCCGGCGGTACCCGGTGGTCGGGGCGTGCGCCACCGTGGGCGCGCTGTCGCTGGCCGGCGTCGCCCCGCTGTCGCTGTGGGCGACCAAGGACGACGTCCTGGCCGCGGCGCGGGAGCGGTCCCCGGCGCTGTACGCCGTCGGGCTGGCCGCCGCCGCGCTGTCGGCCGCCTACGCCGCGAAGGTGCTGTGGACCGTCTGGCGCGAGCCGCCGGCCGACGCGGCGCGGGGGTACGACACCGAGCAGCGCGGCACCCGGCGGGTGCACCGGCTGCAGCAGGGGCCGCTCCTCGTCCTCGCCGCCGGTGCCGCCGTCCTCGGCCTGCTGGTCTGGCCACCGGTGGGCGGCGCGCTGCGGGCCGCCCTCGGCGAGACCGGCGCCCCGCGGCCGGGCGCCGCCGAGCTGGTCGTCTCCGCCGTGCTGGCCGTCGCCGTGGTCCTGGCCGTCTTCCTGGCCGGGGTGCCGGGCGGAGCGCGCCGGCCGCTGCCCGAGCCGCGCTGGGCGGCCCGCTGGCTCGGCCTGGGTGAGGCGACGCAGGCGCTGGTGGTGCGGCCGGTGCTGCGCCTGGCCGGGGCGCTGGCCCGCTTCGACGACCGGGTGCTGGACCGGGCGGTCGACGCGGCGGGCGCCGGTGTCCTCGCGCTGGCCGGCGCCGGTGCCCGCGCGGACGACGCCGTCCTGGACCGGGCGGCCGGCGCGGCAGGCGCCGGTGTCCTCGCGCTGGCCGGCGCCGCAGCCCGCGCGGACGACGCCGTCCTGGACCGCGCCGTGGACGCGACCGCCCCCGGCACCCTGCGGGCGGCGCGGCTCACCGCGGAGGTCGGCGACACCGGCTTCGACGGCGCCGTGCAGGGCCTGGCCGCGGCCACCCGCGGCCTCGGCGGCCTGGCCCGCCGCACCCAGACCGGCCAGCTGCACCACTACTACGTCCAGGCCTCCGTGGTGTTCGCCGCCGCGCTGGGGCTCCTCCTGCTCGTCGCGAGGTGA
- a CDS encoding NuoM family protein, producing the protein MLSLIVFLPLAAAAVLAASTGVPDRVARWAWLAVTVAELGLVGAAVAAYETPPAGGLAFEERARWIPSVGSSYHVGVDGLSLPLLALTAVVFCACAVYALREQRRPRVQAALFCFLQSVCLGVFVAQDLILFFLFFDLSIVGMYAVIAGWGHGDAGRSALKFFLYTFLGSLALLLGFIGLYLAAEPNTFDIPELVAAAPLADDPVVGGLVLGAILLGLAVKTPTVPFHTWLPPAHTDAPAIGSAVLAAVLLKLGTYGFVRIAMPMLPGAWRAWAWVVITIGVVSVLYGALVALAQTDVKRMIAYTSVNHMGYVVLGVGAAGLAGDAAAREVAVTGAVTQMVSHGLITGALFLLAGVLQDRRGSYEMAEYGGLAAPAPRFAALFAIGAFASLGLPGFSGFVAEFQVFAGAIGTAAAVAVALPGILITAALFLRAIQRLLTGPTGGRSVDFPDLRVREAAPVGGLLVLALLIGVVPWPLLDLITPGSAAVVDLVSR; encoded by the coding sequence GTGCTCAGCCTGATCGTGTTCCTCCCGCTGGCCGCCGCGGCCGTCCTGGCGGCGTCGACCGGCGTCCCCGACCGCGTCGCGCGGTGGGCGTGGCTGGCGGTGACGGTCGCCGAGCTGGGCCTGGTCGGCGCGGCGGTCGCCGCCTACGAGACCCCGCCGGCGGGCGGGCTGGCGTTCGAGGAGCGGGCGCGCTGGATCCCGTCGGTCGGCAGCAGCTACCACGTGGGGGTCGACGGGCTGTCGCTGCCGCTGCTCGCGCTGACCGCGGTCGTCTTCTGCGCCTGCGCCGTCTACGCCCTGCGCGAGCAGCGCCGCCCCCGGGTGCAGGCGGCGCTGTTCTGCTTCCTGCAGTCGGTGTGCCTGGGCGTGTTCGTCGCCCAGGACCTCATCCTGTTCTTCCTCTTCTTCGACCTGTCCATCGTGGGCATGTACGCCGTGATCGCCGGCTGGGGCCACGGGGACGCCGGCCGGTCGGCGCTGAAGTTCTTCCTCTACACCTTCCTCGGCAGTCTGGCGCTGCTGCTGGGCTTCATCGGCCTGTACCTCGCCGCCGAGCCGAACACCTTCGACATCCCGGAGCTGGTCGCCGCCGCGCCGCTGGCCGACGACCCGGTGGTCGGGGGGCTGGTGCTGGGCGCGATCCTGCTCGGGCTGGCCGTCAAGACGCCGACCGTGCCGTTCCACACCTGGCTGCCGCCGGCACACACCGACGCCCCGGCCATCGGCTCGGCCGTGCTCGCCGCGGTGCTGCTCAAGCTGGGCACCTACGGGTTCGTCCGGATCGCCATGCCGATGTTGCCCGGCGCCTGGCGGGCCTGGGCCTGGGTGGTCATCACCATCGGCGTCGTCTCGGTCCTCTACGGAGCCCTGGTCGCGCTCGCCCAGACCGACGTCAAGCGGATGATCGCCTACACCTCGGTCAACCACATGGGCTACGTCGTCCTCGGGGTGGGCGCAGCCGGGCTGGCCGGGGACGCCGCCGCGCGGGAGGTGGCCGTCACCGGGGCGGTGACCCAGATGGTCAGCCACGGCCTGATCACCGGGGCGCTGTTCCTGCTCGCCGGGGTGCTGCAGGACCGCCGCGGCAGCTACGAGATGGCCGAGTACGGCGGCCTGGCCGCGCCCGCCCCGCGCTTCGCCGCGCTGTTCGCGATCGGCGCGTTCGCCTCGCTGGGGCTGCCCGGGTTCAGCGGCTTCGTCGCCGAGTTCCAGGTCTTCGCCGGCGCGATCGGCACCGCGGCCGCCGTGGCGGTGGCGCTACCGGGCATCCTGATCACCGCCGCGTTGTTCCTGCGGGCGATCCAGCGGCTGCTGACCGGGCCGACCGGCGGACGGTCGGTCGACTTCCCCGACCTGCGCGTCCGCGAGGCGGCGCCGGTCGGCGGCCTGCTGGTGCTCGCCCTGCTCATCGGCGTCGTGCCGTGGCCGCTGCTGGACCTGATCACCCCGGGCTCGGCCGCCGTGGTCGACCTGGTCAGCCGGTGA